A genomic segment from Halomonas sp. TA22 encodes:
- a CDS encoding acetyl-CoA carboxylase biotin carboxylase subunit family protein → MEKDSNKGYVALLGWSLSAVEAAEKFDRRYVVVAPEWAEEYCKTHDIPYVSWNFERLNDRSLEIAETLKEMEVDVAIPLFEETVEWAGAINSLLLDNPRLYGQALLLRDKALMKRRAQLGGIRVGIFEEAHDKEDVIRFLKRVNQTLLKLDGDPNDPIHLKAFDKAGCLGHRVIRTPDEVDSIPDEEFPVLMESHLDGWEFAVEAWIHNGKIRFLNISEYVTLGYSVFVPATPELEQYRPQITAQIEKLIKTFDIDFGFVHPEYFVTSDGEMYFGEVAYRPPGFKVFELLERAYGFNAYQGLILSFDPKTTEEEITSFFPKEVVDAKGVAGCFGVYPRRRVVSRLEMPEETEDHPYFESHELTAPLEETVTKRTAFGTHWGLLYFFGEDPHTMRDLLKHQEELDFYV, encoded by the coding sequence ATGGAAAAGGATTCCAACAAGGGCTACGTGGCCCTGCTCGGCTGGAGCCTGAGCGCTGTCGAAGCGGCGGAAAAATTCGACAGACGCTATGTGGTAGTGGCCCCTGAATGGGCAGAGGAGTACTGCAAGACCCACGATATCCCTTATGTGTCCTGGAATTTCGAGCGTCTCAATGACCGCTCCTTGGAAATTGCCGAGACACTGAAGGAGATGGAGGTAGATGTTGCCATTCCCCTCTTCGAGGAGACCGTCGAGTGGGCGGGCGCCATTAACTCGCTGCTGCTGGACAACCCTCGTCTCTATGGCCAGGCGCTGCTGTTACGCGACAAGGCATTGATGAAGCGACGTGCCCAGCTCGGTGGCATCCGCGTGGGTATCTTCGAGGAAGCTCATGACAAGGAGGACGTCATCCGCTTTCTCAAGCGCGTCAACCAGACGCTGCTCAAGCTCGATGGCGACCCCAACGACCCAATTCATCTCAAGGCCTTCGACAAGGCCGGTTGCCTGGGCCACCGCGTCATCCGCACCCCTGACGAGGTCGACAGCATCCCCGACGAGGAGTTTCCGGTACTGATGGAGTCGCACCTGGATGGCTGGGAATTTGCCGTCGAGGCATGGATTCACAACGGCAAGATCCGCTTTCTCAACATTTCCGAGTACGTGACACTTGGCTATTCGGTCTTTGTGCCGGCTACCCCCGAACTCGAGCAGTATCGCCCGCAGATCACCGCCCAGATCGAGAAGCTGATCAAGACCTTCGATATCGATTTCGGCTTCGTGCATCCCGAGTACTTCGTCACCAGTGACGGGGAGATGTACTTCGGCGAGGTGGCCTATCGCCCGCCCGGTTTCAAGGTCTTTGAACTGCTCGAGCGCGCCTATGGCTTCAATGCCTACCAAGGCCTCATCCTATCCTTCGACCCCAAGACCACCGAAGAGGAGATCACTTCGTTCTTTCCCAAGGAGGTGGTCGATGCCAAGGGCGTCGCCGGCTGCTTTGGCGTCTACCCTCGCCGCCGCGTCGTCAGCCGTCTCGAGATGCCCGAGGAGACCGAGGATCACCCCTATTTCGAGTCTCATGAGTTGACCGCGCCACTGGAAGAGACCGTGACCAAGCGTACCGCATTCGGTACTCACTGGGGGCTGCTGTACTTCTTTGGCGAGGATCCGCATACCATGCGCGATCTTCTCAAGCATCAGGAAGAGCTCGATTTCTATGTATAA